The nucleotide sequence GATTTTTTGTACCATTGATTAACACCGATGAAGATATTAAAGCGGTTTTAAATGCTACCAAATTACCTTTAAATGTGTTTATGAAAGAAGGATTGAAAACGTATGAAGAATTTGCAGCCTTGGGCGTACACCGTGTGAGCTATGGCAATGGAATTCATGCAAAAATAACCGAAGCTACTAACAATGCTTTTGATGCTTTAATGAAAGCTAAATCCTTAAAATAAACACAAATGCATAGGTTTTTTATTGAATTTTCAACATAACTATCTGTGCAATTGTTGTAATAACTCATCGAAATCCTTAACCCAAAAAGTTAAGGATTTATTGTTAAAAAAAAGTACAATAAAAAGCAACAAATGGTTAAATTCACTACTTTTATACCTTTAGAAGATTTAGCTAAAATTTAAGTATGAGTTTTAATTATATAGAAATTGAGCGCGTAACAAAACTTACGAAAAAAGAGTTTATAGAGAACTATTATAAAAAACAAAAACCAGTTGTTATTACCAATCAAATTGAAGATTGGCCTGCTTTTAAAAAATGGAATTTAGATTTTATTAGAGAAATTGCCGGCGATAAAATAGTGCCGCTTTACGACAGTAGAAAAACCGATTACACCAAAAAAGTAAACGAACCCGATTTTAAAATGACAATGGCTGAATACATTGACATTCTTGAGAAAGGCCCAACCGATTTACGTATTTTTCTTTATAATCTTATGAAAGATGCACCACAAATGAAAGACGATATGCGGTGGCCCGATTTAGGTTTACGTTTGATAAAAAGTTTGCCGATGGTGTTTTTTGGTGGTGAAGATGCAAAGGTTTTTATGCATTATGATATTGATTTACCAAATATTTTTCATTTTCATTTCAATGGAAAAAAACAATGTGTATTGGTAGATCCAAAAGAAACAAAATACATGTACCGCTTGCCCTATTCGTGGATTTGCCATGAGGACATCGATTTTGACAATCCCGATTTTGAACGATTTCCGGCGCTTAAAAAAGTGAATCCGTACATTACCCAATTGCAACACGGCGAAATGCTTTACATGCCCGAAGGTTGGTGGCATTACATGAAATACCAAACACCCGGATTTTCATTGAGTTTACGAAGTTTAGCCGGCAGACCAAAAAACTTATTTGCGGGCTTAAAAAATGTAACTTTTAACCGTTTGTATGATAATTTTATGCGAAAACGCAAAGGCCAAGAATGGTTAGATTATAAAGATGCCGAAGCTATTAGACGAACAAATGCTTTGTTGAAATAAACAAAAACGCAGCTTAATTGGCTGCGTTTATTGTTTTATTAAACTTTTTAATAAAGCTATTTGCTCATCTTTTGCATGTATTAGTTTTTCATAAACATCTTTATTGTCTTGATAGTAATGTTCAATATTTCCGTAGGCTTGATCATTAACGGTTTGATTAAAAATTCTATCTGTTTTAATATCAAAAAAATCGGAATAATCTTTATCTAGAATTTTCTTAATTTGCAAAAAACGTTCTAAAGTTAGTTTAGATTCCATGCGCTCAATTTTATTGTAAGCAGACGGACTAATACCTAATTCAACCGCCATAACATCGTGCGAATAACCTTTTTCTTTACGTGATTCCTTTATTTTCGAGATTACTTTTTCTACCTCTTCTATTTCTGTAAACTTATCCATAACCGAAACTTAATTTCCGTAAAAGTAAATAAAACACCCTAAAAACGAAATTTTAAGTTGTTAATTTTTGTGAGATTTGGAAAATAATAAAAACAGAAATTTATGGAGAATTATCATTCAAAATCTCTTACTACACGAGAAAAAGTAATTATTATACTAGGTATGGTTTATATAGCAATGGAAGATGACAATGACATTGATATGGAAGAAGGATTTGCTATTGAATTCAATGCTGGCTTACTTCAAATAACAATGAATGAATATCAAAACAAATTAAAAACAATACAAGTACCTGATGACCAATTGCTTTTTAGAGAGTTAAGAAATTTATCTTACGATAACAAAAAATTTGTTGTGAGAGCATTTCATAGCGTTGCAAATACTTCTCCACAAACTGCAATAAAAAAAATAACTTTAATGTGCAATATGTTAATTGAAGATATTGGAATTAAAATGCATGAAATTGAAGCAATTTTAAGTGAGCAATAATAATATGACTATAAAATGGCAAACATCGAGAAGTTAAGATTTGAAGTAGAGAAACTATGTGAAGTACTAAATAAACATGGTTTTAAACATAAAAATGGACACCAGTGGTTTGTAGGGACAGACCCCAAATCTATGTTTGGAGGAGGTATAAGTTTTGATCAAAAAGCATTTTTCTTTCTAAAAAGAAGCGGATATATCCACGATAAAATTTGTTGGAAATGTGGAAATGATACATATAATTCAAATTACTCTTTTACAAATCATTTAATAAATGACCGGATAATATATAATATATGCAAGGATTGTTATACAAAAGGGAAAAACATTCAAAAAACAATTAGGAATGACGACGAATCATCTTCTAACTGTTATATTGCAACGGTGTGTTATGGTAATATAAACGCACACGAAGTTGAAGAATTAAGAAGATTCAGAGATTACCGTTTATCCAAAAATAAATGGGGCAAACTCTTCATACGTTATTATTACAGATATTCTCCTAAAATTTCACAAAAATTAAAAAATAAAAAAATAATCAATTCAATCATTAAACAACTTATTTTAAACCCTTTAGTAAGAATCATAAAAAGATAATAATGACAACCTTTATTATAATAGTTATAATTTTTATCATTCTATTTATGTTTGGCATATTTGATAAGATTATTTACCCAAATGATTTTAAGAATGATTTAAAAACAAATAAAGAAGATGAATATCACTCGATAACCTCTTACAAAAAAACAATAATTCCTAATAAAATGGAATTTAATAAACTTTATACTTGTGAAGTAGAACAAGATATAGCCTGTGTATTAATCTTTTTTAAAAACGGATATGCAGGAATAATTGATTCTATCAACACACCTGTCAGAAATGATATTAAAAACGAGATAATAAAACATTTTGAAGGATGTCTTCCAAATCCAATGGAAAATTTAAGCGGTGAATTCGGGAAATACGAAATTTCAGACAAAAATCGAATAAACATTTATTTTGCTTCTAAAAATGAATACTTTGGAGATTTAGATGATTTACCTTTCCAGTATATAGGTTTTGAAGGTACTATTGAAAATAATTATTTAGCATTAAAATTTCAAAAGAAATGGTATAATCAAAGTTTAAAAAAATCTGAAATTTCGACAGCATCTAAAAGTTTTATTTTTAAAACAATTTAATCTTATTACATTTTCGTTTTAAAAAAATAAAAGAATCCCTGTAAAATTTACAGAGATTCTCTGTTACAAAATTTCCATCAGTTCATTCTGCATAGAAATCTTTAATACCAGTTTGCGTAAAAAAAATGTAACTTTGATTTATGAATGAAAAAAATCTATACATAATAGCAGGTTGTAATGGAGCAGGGAAAACCACAGCTTCATTTACTATTTTACCTGAAATTTTAGATTGTAAAGAATTTGTAAATGCTGATGAAATAGCGAAAGGATTATCGCCTTTTCAACCTGAAAAGGTAGCTTTTGAATCAGGAAGAATTATGCTTAACAGAATTGACGAATTATTTCAAAATCAAGAAAACTTTGCATTTGAAACAACATTAGCTTCAAAAACATACAAACATAAAGTTAATAAAGCTAAAGCAAATGGCTATAGCGTAACGCTTCTTTTCTTTTGGCTAAAAAATTCAGACCTCGCTAAAGAACGCGTAAAAGTACGGGTTAGAGAAGGTGGACATAGTATACCTGAAAGTGTAATTGAAAGAAGATATCTTAACGGTATCAAAAATCTTTTTGAAATTTATATTGATATGGTAGAACAAACTTTAATTTTTGACAATTCAGACGGAAAACCTGTTTTAATTGCTGAAAAAAATTTTGCAGAAAACATTATAATTCATAATTTAGATAAATTTAATTCTTTAAAAAACATATATGACGAAAGATGCTAAAGAAGTAAGAAAAAATAAAATTTTAAAAGGCTTAGAAACAGCCTACGAAAAAATGCTTGATTTTAAAAGACAAAAAAACAGTGAAGTTGTTATTATTCGTGACAACAAAATTGTTAAGATAAGACCATAAAAACGCAGCTTAATTAGTTGCGTTTTTTAATAGATCTATCAGCTCTTGTTGCATTGAAATTCCTTTGTCGTGGTTGTACCAAATTTGAATACCTTCTTTCACTTTTTCGTTGAACCCTCCGTTTTCATCTAACAATCGTTTCACTTCCACTTGTGCCGCTGCTGGTCGTGGTCCCCAAGTGAATAATTCCTTCTCTAAATCAGCAGAAACGGCAATCAATTTCGGGATTGACTTTCCGCCATTTGTCAAGTATTTTTGCATTAATTCATCGTTGTCGTCACGCAAAGCCATTCGCAAATCAATCTGCGGATTCATTTCGGCAAGTTTTTTTAACACTGGAACATTTTGAGCCGCATCACCACACCAACTTTCGGTAAGTACAAGCCAAACCTGTTTTTCGGTGATTTGTTTTGTAATAATTTCCAGTTCGGGAAGAATTTGCTGGGTTTTATCCAAACGCTTCATTCGGGCGCGATTCAGTTTTGTAAAATCGGTAAGCATTTGGTTTTGTTCATGCCCTGTTGATGCTTCTTGGGCAATTTTTTCATCAATTAACGTTAAATAATCGTTATACGCCAGCGAATTTGCAAGGGCTTTTTGGTATATCGCCTTCATTATTTGTATTTTTATGCAAAAATAACGATTTAAACGTTACAAAACACAATGAACAACACCTCAACAATTTTTGGGTTAGCACTTTCTGGCGGTGGACACAAAGGCATTGCCCATGCCGGCGTATTACAATTTTTAAACGAACAGGAAATTTTTCCGGAAATTATCTCAGGAACAAGCGCTGGGTCAATTGTGGGTGGTTTGTATGCCAATGGAATGAAGCCAAAGGATATCCTTTCATTCTTTAAATCGGTGAGTTTGTTCAGCTGGACGCATTTATCTTTTAGAAAAGCCGGATTTTTGGATGCCGATCAATTTGGAAGATACCTTGAAAAAGAATTTGGCAACAAAACCATAAAAGAATTGGATGTGGAATTATACATCTCTGCTACCGAAATGGAGCGCGGCAAACTTAAAATCTTTCATAAAAACACCAAAATTGTTTCGGCCATATTGGCATCAAGTGCGTTTCCAGGTGTATTTTCACCGGTGGTGGTAAACAATAAAATTTACAGCGACGGCGGCATTTTAAACAATTATCCGGTAAACACCATTCAGGGGCGCTGCGATTTTTTAATTGGTAGCAACGTAAACCCCTATTTGCCACAACAATCCACAAAATTCAGCTCGATAAAATCGGTGGCATTGCGAGCGTTTGAAATCATGATGATGCAAAATACTTTTCCGCAAAACGAGCTGTGTGATTGGCATATTCAGCCCGATGAATTGGCCAATTACAGCACCTTTGAAACTTCAAAAAAACGTATGGATGAAATTTTTGATATCGGATACGAAAATGCTAAAGCAGACTTTGAAAAAATAAAAGATAAATTGCCGTAAGCTTTTTTAAACAATAGCAAAAATAATATATTTGCAAATAAATTTTCCTTCAGTATGAAATACAAAAGAATACTTCTAAAATTAAGTGGTGAAGCTTTAATGGGCGACAATCAATACGGTATCGACCCAAATCGCTTGGCAGAATATGCCCAAGAAATAAAAAAAATCGTTAATTTAGGTGTGGAAGTAGCCATTGTAATTGGCGGGGGAAACATTTTTAGAGGTGTTGCCGGAGCAAGCAAAGGTATGGATCGCGTACAAGGCGATTATATGGGAATGCTGGCAACGGTAATTAACGGAATGGCATTGCAAGGCGCTTTGGAAGATGCAGGAATGCTTACCCGTTTGCAAACTGCATTAAAAATTGAAGCAATTGCAGAACCTTATATCAAACGCAGAGCGGTGCGCCATTTAGAAAAAGGCAGAATTGTAATTTTTGGTGCAGGAACCGGAAATCCGTATTTCACCACCGATACTGCTGCCGTTTTAAGAGGAATTGAAGTGGGTGCCGATGTAATTTTAAAAGGAACACGCGTTGATGGTGTCTATACTGCCGATCCGGAAAAAGATCCGTCTGCAACGAAATACGAAAACATTTCGTTTGCCGATGTTTTGGAAAAAGGATTGAATGTGATGGATACAACCGCATTTACCTTGAGCCAAGAAAACCATTTGCCAATTGTGGTTTTTGACATGAACAAAGAAAGTAATTTATTAAAAGTGTGTCAGGGTGAAAACATTGGCACAACAGTTTACTAATAAAAAGAGATCAGTTATGACAGATGAAATTAATTTTATAATAGACGAAGCAAAAGAATCAATGAACGGTTCTATTGAGCATTTAAACAAAGCTTTGTTAAACATTCGTGCCGGAAAAGCAAACCCGCAAATGTTGGGTGCTGTTTTTGTAGATTATTACGGATCGGCAACAGCATTATCACAGGTAGCCAATATCAATGTGCCTGATCCACGAACGTTGACCGTGACACCTTGGGAAAAAAACATGTTGCAACCTATTGAAAAAGCAATTATGATTGCCAATTTAGGATTGAACCCAATGAACAACGGCGATATGATTATTATTAACATTCCTGCTTTAACCGAGGAACGCCGTAAAGATTTGGCTAAACAAGCTAAAACCGAGGCTGAAGATGCTAAAATATCCATTCGCAATGCGCGTAAAGACGCCAATACCGATATAAAGAAACAAGAAAAAGAAGGCACTTCTGAAGATATTTGTAAAGATGCCGAAGACCGCATTCAAAAATTAACCGATTCGTATATTAAAAAAATCGATGAAATCTACGCTGAGAAAGAAGCAGAAATCATGAAAGTATAAGTAAAAAGCCACTCAAATCGAGTGGCTTTTCTGCTAAATTAATTGCTATCAAAAGTACTTGTGTTGGTTCTAGTTTGTTAGGGTAAGTTCGCACATAATCAAAGGATAAGCTTCCTTATCAATATGCTCAAGTAAAAATATGGAGTTTATCTTCCCAATGATTTTTAATTACGATGTAGCTTAAAATACTTGTATATGCAATGGGTTTATTGGTAGAAGCATCTTTTACAAAAAAAGATTTCTGTGCAAAAGCAGGTATCGAAAGTAAAAAGAAAAGTAACAGTTCTTTCATAAATGAAATTTGATTATTGCAAACCTAATCGTTAAAACGTTAAAGATGTTTAAATAGTATATTAAATATTCCTAAAAAAAACAAAAGCCTTATAATGCTGCTTTTTTATAAGCAACCGAAACAATATCTTTGATAAAAAATAGTAATGTATTTACCCAACGAGCAATCGAAAGTTTTTTGTCTAGAATGTGTTTCTGCTGTAAATGACACTGCTGAAAGTGCC is from Paenimyroides aestuarii and encodes:
- the pyrH gene encoding UMP kinase; translated protein: MKYKRILLKLSGEALMGDNQYGIDPNRLAEYAQEIKKIVNLGVEVAIVIGGGNIFRGVAGASKGMDRVQGDYMGMLATVINGMALQGALEDAGMLTRLQTALKIEAIAEPYIKRRAVRHLEKGRIVIFGAGTGNPYFTTDTAAVLRGIEVGADVILKGTRVDGVYTADPEKDPSATKYENISFADVLEKGLNVMDTTAFTLSQENHLPIVVFDMNKESNLLKVCQGENIGTTVY
- a CDS encoding zeta toxin family protein — translated: MNEKNLYIIAGCNGAGKTTASFTILPEILDCKEFVNADEIAKGLSPFQPEKVAFESGRIMLNRIDELFQNQENFAFETTLASKTYKHKVNKAKANGYSVTLLFFWLKNSDLAKERVKVRVREGGHSIPESVIERRYLNGIKNLFEIYIDMVEQTLIFDNSDGKPVLIAEKNFAENIIIHNLDKFNSLKNIYDERC
- a CDS encoding cupin-like domain-containing protein; the protein is MSFNYIEIERVTKLTKKEFIENYYKKQKPVVITNQIEDWPAFKKWNLDFIREIAGDKIVPLYDSRKTDYTKKVNEPDFKMTMAEYIDILEKGPTDLRIFLYNLMKDAPQMKDDMRWPDLGLRLIKSLPMVFFGGEDAKVFMHYDIDLPNIFHFHFNGKKQCVLVDPKETKYMYRLPYSWICHEDIDFDNPDFERFPALKKVNPYITQLQHGEMLYMPEGWWHYMKYQTPGFSLSLRSLAGRPKNLFAGLKNVTFNRLYDNFMRKRKGQEWLDYKDAEAIRRTNALLK
- a CDS encoding CFI-box-CTERM domain-containing protein, which gives rise to MANIEKLRFEVEKLCEVLNKHGFKHKNGHQWFVGTDPKSMFGGGISFDQKAFFFLKRSGYIHDKICWKCGNDTYNSNYSFTNHLINDRIIYNICKDCYTKGKNIQKTIRNDDESSSNCYIATVCYGNINAHEVEELRRFRDYRLSKNKWGKLFIRYYYRYSPKISQKLKNKKIINSIIKQLILNPLVRIIKR
- a CDS encoding thioredoxin family protein; this translates as MKAIYQKALANSLAYNDYLTLIDEKIAQEASTGHEQNQMLTDFTKLNRARMKRLDKTQQILPELEIITKQITEKQVWLVLTESWCGDAAQNVPVLKKLAEMNPQIDLRMALRDDNDELMQKYLTNGGKSIPKLIAVSADLEKELFTWGPRPAAAQVEVKRLLDENGGFNEKVKEGIQIWYNHDKGISMQQELIDLLKNATN
- a CDS encoding patatin-like phospholipase family protein, with protein sequence MNNTSTIFGLALSGGGHKGIAHAGVLQFLNEQEIFPEIISGTSAGSIVGGLYANGMKPKDILSFFKSVSLFSWTHLSFRKAGFLDADQFGRYLEKEFGNKTIKELDVELYISATEMERGKLKIFHKNTKIVSAILASSAFPGVFSPVVVNNKIYSDGGILNNYPVNTIQGRCDFLIGSNVNPYLPQQSTKFSSIKSVALRAFEIMMMQNTFPQNELCDWHIQPDELANYSTFETSKKRMDEIFDIGYENAKADFEKIKDKLP
- the frr gene encoding ribosome recycling factor; this encodes MTDEINFIIDEAKESMNGSIEHLNKALLNIRAGKANPQMLGAVFVDYYGSATALSQVANINVPDPRTLTVTPWEKNMLQPIEKAIMIANLGLNPMNNGDMIIINIPALTEERRKDLAKQAKTEAEDAKISIRNARKDANTDIKKQEKEGTSEDICKDAEDRIQKLTDSYIKKIDEIYAEKEAEIMKV
- a CDS encoding helix-turn-helix domain-containing protein, with protein sequence MDKFTEIEEVEKVISKIKESRKEKGYSHDVMAVELGISPSAYNKIERMESKLTLERFLQIKKILDKDYSDFFDIKTDRIFNQTVNDQAYGNIEHYYQDNKDVYEKLIHAKDEQIALLKSLIKQ